The Pseudomonas berkeleyensis genome includes a region encoding these proteins:
- a CDS encoding OprD family porin, translating to MKPHYPLASALLLGGGLPTLAHADFIADSKASVEMRNFYFNRDFRQSGARDKAEEWAQGFLLRMESGYTDGTVGFGIDALGMLGLKLDSGDGTAGSGLLPADRSGGSQDEYSKLGLTAKVKVSNSTLKAGALHFRSPIVSANDSRLLPQTFQGALLNVQEIDNLTLQGGKINRIKANSSTDYTEMTGNRIGGNSDSFVFGGGEYKITPQLTAGLHYGTLEDVYQQYYGTLVHVLPLGDGQSFKSDLRYSQSREDGNFRDLDNKAFGAMFTYSLGGHAFGAGYQRMSGDDPFPYIASSDPFLVNFVQINDFANTEERSWQVRYDYNFASIGIPGLTFMTRYISGDNVEVAGRSSEGKEWERNMDITYVVQSGPLKNLGLKWRNATVRSNFGNDLDENRLILSYTLPLW from the coding sequence ATGAAACCCCATTACCCATTGGCATCCGCGCTGTTGCTCGGCGGCGGCCTGCCAACCCTCGCGCATGCCGATTTCATCGCTGACAGCAAAGCCAGCGTCGAGATGCGCAACTTCTATTTCAACCGCGATTTCCGCCAGAGCGGCGCCCGTGACAAGGCGGAGGAATGGGCGCAGGGCTTTCTGCTGCGCATGGAATCGGGCTACACCGACGGCACCGTCGGCTTCGGTATCGATGCATTGGGGATGCTCGGTCTGAAGCTCGACTCCGGCGATGGCACCGCCGGTAGCGGCCTGCTTCCGGCGGATCGTTCCGGCGGCTCGCAGGACGAATATTCCAAGCTCGGCCTGACCGCCAAGGTGAAGGTCTCCAACAGCACGCTGAAAGCCGGCGCCCTGCACTTTCGCAGCCCGATCGTCTCGGCCAACGATTCACGCCTGCTGCCGCAGACCTTCCAGGGTGCATTGCTGAACGTTCAGGAAATCGACAACCTGACCCTGCAGGGCGGCAAGATCAACCGCATCAAGGCCAACAGCTCCACCGACTACACCGAGATGACGGGCAACCGTATCGGCGGCAACAGCGACTCCTTCGTGTTCGGCGGCGGCGAATACAAGATCACCCCGCAGCTCACCGCCGGCCTGCATTACGGCACCCTCGAGGATGTCTACCAGCAGTACTACGGCACCCTGGTGCACGTGCTGCCGCTGGGCGATGGCCAGTCGTTCAAGAGCGACCTGCGCTATTCGCAGAGCCGCGAGGACGGCAACTTCCGCGACCTCGACAACAAGGCCTTCGGTGCCATGTTCACCTACAGCCTGGGTGGCCACGCCTTCGGTGCCGGCTACCAGCGCATGAGCGGTGACGACCCGTTCCCGTACATCGCCAGCAGCGACCCGTTCCTGGTCAACTTCGTGCAGATCAACGACTTCGCCAACACCGAGGAACGCTCCTGGCAGGTGCGTTACGACTACAACTTCGCCAGTATCGGTATCCCCGGCCTGACCTTCATGACCCGCTACATCTCCGGCGACAACGTCGAGGTTGCCGGTCGCAGCAGCGAAGGCAAGGAATGGGAACGCAACATGGACATCACCTACGTGGTGCAGAGCGGCCCGCTGAAGAACCTCGGGCTAAAATGGCGTAACGCTACGGTTCGCTCCAACTTCGGCAACGATCTCGACGAGAATCGCCTGATTCTCAGCTACACACTGCCACTCTGGTGA
- a CDS encoding methyl-accepting chemotaxis protein, translating into MSFLLSWQQKFRLLVALTLISLTLMAAASFWANQRLGDALQARSSAGAYASATTELMNQWWRTSAQRQQLSPNDVASYTAHLSELETLVRQLVEQAKPLNDASLIEDAQQIETVLQREVAEQRTWLTLNQALGLSPFEGQRKVLADSARELESITISLIQPAISEALSAQRDYLSTFDDAFAQTALAAIGELQTKIADLDWQETPIGQNAQKFSAAFNQAQQSIERINAANRQITELARQLQESVDAQSRNLEGGLLARTETDAQQARSSAQWIMGLSFVIVAGLLTITLLQASRVLVARLHNATQLLSQVASGDLTGKLPVGNNPKDEFNQLAAAANRMIQGIGGIVSQVVNANGELGRLHGHLGDAMRQLGDNSMQVEMQTEQAASASQQISATLNDMAQRTAEVGTATSSAYDAARNGGQVIAASVESMSRLAQLIQDTHAQVDALGQSSARVSGIVDVINSLADQTNLLALNAAIEAARAGEAGRGFSVVADEVRSLAQKTVAATTDISAIVGEFQQQTRHMHQLMSNGLGLAADSERHAGDVANAIDSITQAMERLNGEMNQVVVAIEEVSTTTEDIADKMESINLHTGQSKDLRHNLGHHTEGLSSQVDALGRSASQFRLV; encoded by the coding sequence GTGAGCTTTTTACTGTCCTGGCAACAAAAATTCCGTTTGCTCGTCGCACTGACCCTGATCAGTCTGACGCTGATGGCGGCCGCTTCATTCTGGGCTAACCAGCGCCTGGGCGATGCGCTGCAGGCGCGCAGCAGTGCCGGCGCCTACGCCAGCGCGACCACGGAGCTGATGAACCAGTGGTGGCGTACCAGCGCGCAGCGACAGCAACTGAGCCCCAACGACGTGGCCAGCTACACCGCGCATCTGTCCGAGCTGGAGACGCTCGTCAGACAACTCGTGGAACAGGCCAAGCCGTTGAATGACGCCAGCCTGATCGAAGATGCCCAGCAGATCGAGACGGTATTGCAGCGAGAAGTGGCCGAACAACGCACCTGGCTGACCCTCAATCAAGCCCTGGGCCTGAGCCCCTTCGAGGGCCAGCGCAAAGTTCTGGCTGACAGCGCACGCGAACTCGAATCCATCACCATCAGCCTGATCCAGCCCGCCATCAGCGAAGCCCTGAGCGCGCAGCGTGACTACCTGTCGACCTTCGATGACGCCTTCGCCCAAACCGCCCTGGCCGCCATCGGCGAACTGCAGACCAAGATCGCTGATCTGGACTGGCAGGAAACCCCTATCGGACAGAATGCGCAGAAGTTCTCGGCAGCCTTCAACCAGGCGCAGCAGAGCATCGAACGCATCAACGCGGCCAACCGGCAGATCACCGAACTTGCCCGGCAGCTACAGGAGAGTGTCGACGCGCAAAGCCGCAACCTCGAAGGCGGCTTGCTGGCACGAACCGAAACGGACGCGCAGCAGGCACGCAGCTCTGCGCAGTGGATCATGGGTCTGAGCTTCGTCATCGTCGCCGGCCTGCTCACCATCACCCTGCTGCAGGCCTCGCGCGTGCTGGTGGCACGTCTGCACAATGCCACGCAACTGCTCAGCCAGGTGGCCTCCGGCGACCTGACCGGCAAGCTGCCGGTGGGCAACAACCCCAAGGATGAATTCAACCAGCTGGCCGCTGCCGCCAACCGCATGATCCAGGGCATCGGCGGCATCGTTTCCCAGGTGGTCAACGCCAACGGCGAGCTGGGTCGCCTGCATGGCCATCTCGGTGATGCCATGCGCCAACTGGGCGACAACAGCATGCAGGTGGAAATGCAGACCGAACAGGCCGCTTCCGCCTCGCAACAGATCAGCGCCACGCTCAACGACATGGCGCAGCGCACCGCCGAGGTCGGCACGGCAACCAGCAGCGCCTACGATGCCGCGCGCAACGGCGGCCAGGTGATCGCTGCCAGTGTCGAAAGCATGAGCCGCCTGGCCCAGCTGATCCAGGACACGCACGCTCAGGTCGACGCACTGGGGCAAAGCAGCGCTCGCGTGAGCGGTATCGTCGATGTGATCAACAGCCTGGCCGATCAGACCAACCTGCTCGCGCTCAATGCCGCCATCGAAGCTGCGCGGGCCGGTGAAGCCGGACGTGGCTTCTCGGTGGTCGCCGATGAGGTGCGTTCGCTGGCCCAGAAAACCGTCGCCGCTACCACCGACATCAGCGCCATCGTCGGCGAGTTCCAGCAGCAGACCCGGCACATGCATCAGTTGATGAGCAACGGCCTCGGTCTCGCGGCAGACAGCGAACGCCATGCCGGTGACGTGGCCAACGCCATCGACTCCATCACCCAGGCCATGGAGCGCCTCAACGGCGAAATGAATCAGGTCGTGGTGGCGATCGAAGAAGTGTCCACCACCACCGAGGACATCGCCGACAAGATGGAGTCCATCAACCTGCATACCGGCCAGAGCAAGGATCTGCGGCATAACCTTGGCCATCACACCGAAGGCCTTTCTTCCCAGGTCGATGCCCTCGGCCGTAGCGCCAGCCAGTTCCGCCTGGTCTGA
- a CDS encoding TRAP transporter substrate-binding protein, translating into MKTVHCVSALCALLVALPVAFPVQSNERWSMSVEQPAGNFISRVAVDFARNVRQATQGHLDIRVHPNSALYRRLDVKPAVSRGDIQLGDLFMSALGNEDPIYELDSLPFLATDYEQARKLWAVSRSAIEQRLLADGVRLVYAVPWPAQSLFSDRPLQHVGDLRDLRFRSYNPTISRLAHLLHAQPTTINTEDVAQAFRDGKVDVMLTSSATGMDLRAWDFVSHFYDVRAFIPKNIVIVNERAFQRLPEAHRQALLHAGERAERAGWELSWALTGYQTRMLARRGITVVQDIPPALHQGLTEVGQTLTNEWLARAGEDRARIIDDYLEGGEH; encoded by the coding sequence ATGAAGACCGTACACTGCGTGTCGGCGCTCTGCGCTCTGCTTGTCGCTTTGCCCGTGGCCTTTCCCGTACAGAGTAACGAACGCTGGTCGATGTCCGTCGAGCAACCTGCGGGCAACTTCATCAGCCGTGTCGCGGTGGACTTCGCCAGAAACGTACGACAGGCCACCCAGGGCCATCTGGACATTCGCGTACATCCCAACTCTGCCCTGTATCGGCGCCTGGATGTGAAGCCAGCGGTGAGCCGTGGCGATATTCAGCTCGGCGACCTGTTCATGTCGGCGCTGGGCAACGAAGACCCGATCTACGAGCTGGACAGCCTGCCGTTTCTCGCCACCGATTACGAGCAGGCACGCAAGCTCTGGGCAGTCAGCCGCAGCGCGATCGAACAGCGACTGCTGGCCGACGGTGTGCGTCTGGTCTACGCGGTGCCTTGGCCGGCACAGAGTCTGTTCAGTGATCGCCCTCTGCAGCATGTTGGCGATCTGCGTGACCTGCGCTTTCGCAGTTACAACCCGACCATTTCACGCCTGGCGCACCTGCTGCACGCGCAGCCGACGACCATCAACACCGAGGACGTGGCACAGGCCTTTCGTGATGGCAAGGTCGACGTCATGCTGACCTCCAGTGCCACGGGTATGGATCTGCGCGCCTGGGATTTCGTTTCCCACTTCTACGATGTCAGGGCGTTCATTCCCAAGAACATCGTCATCGTCAACGAACGGGCCTTCCAGCGTTTGCCCGAAGCGCACCGGCAGGCGTTGTTGCATGCCGGCGAGCGCGCCGAGCGGGCCGGCTGGGAGCTTTCCTGGGCGCTGACCGGGTATCAGACACGCATGCTGGCCCGGCGCGGCATTACCGTCGTGCAGGACATTCCGCCGGCGCTGCATCAGGGGCTCACCGAGGTTGGCCAGACCCTGACCAACGAGTGGCTGGCGCGTGCGGGCGAGGATCGCGCACGCATCATCGATGACTATCTCGAGGGCGGCGAACACTAG
- a CDS encoding 5-oxoprolinase subunit PxpA → MNSLLLNCDIGESFGAWTMGLDAEVMPFIDCANIACGFHASDPGTMRKTVALAVEHGVRIGAHTAYQDLVGFGRRSMDCTPQEVEDLMLYQIGALEGICRSQDSHVSYVKPHGALYQDMMRKPATLRAVMSAVAKYNRHLPLMLMCTRDNSQFQALGDEYGLTLWFEAFADRAYDAEGFLVSRKLPDAVHHDSEIIVDQAVTLARGETLVASDGSALLLRAQTLCVHGDNASSVAAVKRIRQAFDTLDQA, encoded by the coding sequence TTGAATAGCCTGCTTCTGAATTGCGACATCGGCGAAAGCTTCGGCGCCTGGACCATGGGCCTGGACGCCGAGGTCATGCCCTTCATCGATTGCGCCAACATCGCCTGCGGCTTCCATGCCTCCGATCCCGGCACCATGCGCAAGACCGTGGCCCTGGCGGTCGAACATGGCGTGCGCATCGGCGCGCACACCGCGTATCAGGATCTGGTCGGCTTCGGTCGCCGCTCGATGGACTGCACGCCGCAGGAAGTCGAAGACCTGATGCTCTACCAGATCGGTGCACTGGAAGGCATCTGCCGTAGCCAGGACAGCCACGTCAGCTACGTCAAACCGCACGGCGCGCTGTATCAGGACATGATGCGCAAGCCCGCCACGCTGCGTGCGGTGATGAGCGCCGTGGCCAAGTACAACCGCCACCTGCCGCTGATGCTGATGTGCACCCGCGACAACAGCCAGTTCCAGGCGCTGGGCGACGAGTACGGCCTGACGCTGTGGTTCGAGGCCTTCGCCGACCGCGCCTACGACGCCGAGGGTTTTCTGGTCAGCCGCAAGCTGCCCGACGCGGTGCACCACGACAGCGAAATCATCGTCGACCAGGCCGTGACCCTGGCACGTGGCGAGACCCTGGTCGCCAGCGATGGCAGCGCCCTGTTGCTGCGGGCTCAGACCTTGTGCGTGCATGGCGACAACGCCAGCTCGGTCGCCGCAGTCAAACGTATCCGCCAGGCATTCGACACGCTGGATCAGGCATGA
- a CDS encoding 5-oxoprolinase subunit B family protein translates to MKAPTPRLEVAGIDSLILRLFEQIDEDNMPWMLAASLRLKEVFCTALIDLVPSYTTLLLHYDLTLLDAQQVRALVAQAFEGLQPAVTGSGREHCLPTWYDRSVGPELALLAERTGLSETEVITRHSDHTYQVFALGFAPGFAFMGLVEELLATPRLSTPRKRIAPGSVGIAERQTAAYPVTSPGGWNLLGRTPVKLFGDDIEGYSLLQPGDRVRFVPVERAEFIRLGGDDSPLETLQ, encoded by the coding sequence ATGAAAGCACCCACCCCACGGCTCGAAGTCGCCGGCATCGATAGCCTGATCCTGCGTCTGTTCGAACAGATCGACGAAGACAACATGCCCTGGATGCTGGCCGCCAGCCTGCGCCTGAAGGAAGTCTTCTGCACGGCACTGATCGACCTGGTGCCCTCCTACACCACGCTGCTGCTGCATTACGACCTGACCCTGCTCGACGCGCAGCAGGTTCGCGCCCTGGTGGCCCAAGCCTTCGAAGGCCTGCAACCTGCCGTGACCGGCAGCGGCCGCGAACACTGCCTGCCCACCTGGTACGACCGCAGCGTCGGACCGGAACTGGCACTGCTGGCCGAACGCACCGGCCTCAGCGAGACCGAGGTGATCACCCGCCATAGTGACCACACGTACCAGGTCTTCGCTCTGGGCTTTGCCCCGGGTTTCGCCTTCATGGGCTTGGTCGAAGAGCTACTCGCCACGCCACGCCTGAGCACTCCGCGTAAACGCATCGCGCCTGGCAGCGTCGGCATTGCCGAGCGCCAGACCGCAGCCTACCCGGTGACCTCCCCCGGCGGCTGGAACCTGCTGGGGCGCACCCCGGTGAAACTCTTCGGCGATGACATCGAAGGCTACAGCCTGCTGCAACCGGGCGACCGGGTGCGTTTCGTGCCGGTCGAACGTGCCGAGTTCATCCGCCTGGGCGGCGACGACAGCCCTCTGGAGACCTTGCAATGA
- a CDS encoding 5-oxoprolinase subunit C family protein, with product MTQTSNGLRIVRSSPFIQLQDAGRFGVRHLGVTQSGALDWIAQYWANWLLGNPLTAAVVEITLGNGEFECTRDATLALAGADLGARLDEQNLQPWRSFRVRAGQRLTFAQPRQGARAYLAAPGGFLAPEVLGSCASMLREGLGGLHGNGQALANGDELSWAGTTESVREVPREQIPHYSSCPRLPLVLGAQIGDFGGQSLFDAFNCDWLIDTRADRMGIRLNGPQLQCNRGSMISEGIPLGAVQVPPDGQPIILLNDRQTIGGYPRLGALTPQAVARLAQCLPGQKVRLTPSTQESAQRQQRELLKQWQ from the coding sequence ATGACCCAGACCAGCAATGGGCTGCGCATCGTGCGTAGCAGCCCTTTCATCCAACTGCAGGATGCCGGCCGTTTTGGCGTACGCCACCTGGGCGTGACCCAGAGCGGCGCGCTGGACTGGATCGCGCAGTACTGGGCCAACTGGCTGCTGGGCAATCCACTGACCGCCGCCGTGGTGGAAATCACCCTCGGCAATGGCGAATTCGAATGCACCCGCGACGCCACGCTGGCGCTTGCAGGTGCCGACCTGGGCGCGCGCCTGGATGAACAGAACCTGCAGCCCTGGCGCAGTTTCCGCGTGCGTGCCGGCCAACGCCTGACGTTCGCCCAGCCACGCCAGGGCGCCCGTGCCTACCTTGCCGCCCCCGGAGGTTTCCTGGCACCGGAGGTACTCGGCAGTTGCGCCAGCATGCTGCGCGAAGGCCTCGGTGGCCTGCACGGCAACGGCCAGGCCCTGGCCAACGGCGACGAACTGAGCTGGGCCGGCACCACCGAGTCCGTGCGAGAAGTCCCTCGGGAACAGATTCCACACTACTCGTCCTGCCCTCGCCTGCCGCTGGTGCTGGGCGCGCAGATCGGCGACTTCGGCGGACAGAGCCTGTTCGATGCGTTCAACTGCGACTGGCTGATCGACACCCGCGCCGACCGCATGGGCATTCGCCTGAATGGCCCGCAGTTGCAATGCAACCGTGGCTCGATGATCTCCGAAGGCATTCCCCTGGGCGCGGTGCAGGTGCCGCCTGATGGCCAGCCGATCATCCTGCTCAACGACCGGCAGACCATCGGCGGTTATCCACGCCTCGGTGCGTTGACGCCTCAAGCCGTTGCCCGTTTGGCCCAGTGCCTGCCCGGACAGAAGGTACGCCTGACGCCCAGTACCCAAGAGAGTGCTCAACGCCAGCAACGCGAACTGCTGAAACAGTGGCAATAA
- a CDS encoding AAA family ATPase, translated as MEHRDALVALRQFLSSQILGQDKLIDRLLVALLADGHLLVEGAPGLAKTKAIKELAEGIEGEFHRIQFTPDLLPADITGTEIYRPETGSFVFQQGPIFHNLVLADEINRAPAKVQSALLEAMAERQVSVGRSTYDLSPLFLVMATQNPIEQEGTYPLPEAQLDRFLMHVKIGFPDAAVERKILAQARGDALNGEAKPEHRVSQQAIFAARKEILGLYMADAVEEYLVQLVMASRTPAKFDAELADWIAYGASPRGSISLDRCARAHAWLAGRDFVSPEDIQAVLFDVLRHRIILSFEAEASGVDQDRVIQRILDVVAVA; from the coding sequence ATGGAACACCGTGACGCGCTGGTCGCCCTGCGACAATTCCTCTCCAGCCAGATTCTCGGCCAGGACAAGCTCATCGACCGCCTGCTGGTCGCCCTGCTCGCCGATGGCCACCTGCTGGTCGAAGGCGCACCCGGCCTGGCCAAGACCAAAGCGATCAAGGAGCTGGCCGAAGGCATCGAGGGTGAGTTCCACCGCATCCAGTTCACTCCAGATCTGCTCCCGGCAGACATCACCGGTACCGAGATCTACCGCCCGGAAACCGGCAGCTTCGTGTTCCAGCAGGGGCCGATCTTCCACAACCTGGTGCTGGCCGACGAGATCAACCGCGCACCGGCCAAGGTGCAGTCGGCGCTGCTCGAAGCCATGGCCGAGCGCCAGGTATCGGTAGGCCGCAGCACCTACGACCTGTCACCGCTGTTTCTGGTCATGGCCACGCAGAACCCCATCGAGCAGGAAGGCACCTACCCGTTGCCGGAAGCCCAGCTCGACCGTTTCCTGATGCATGTGAAGATCGGTTTCCCCGATGCTGCCGTGGAGCGCAAGATTCTCGCCCAGGCCCGTGGCGATGCGCTCAACGGCGAAGCCAAGCCCGAACACCGGGTCAGCCAGCAGGCGATCTTCGCCGCGCGCAAGGAAATCCTCGGCCTGTACATGGCCGATGCCGTGGAGGAGTACCTGGTGCAACTGGTGATGGCCAGCCGCACCCCGGCCAAGTTCGATGCCGAGCTGGCCGACTGGATCGCCTACGGCGCCAGCCCACGCGGCTCGATCTCCCTGGATCGCTGCGCCCGTGCCCACGCCTGGCTGGCCGGACGCGACTTCGTCAGCCCCGAAGACATCCAGGCGGTGCTGTTCGACGTGCTGCGCCACCGCATCATTCTCTCGTTCGAAGCCGAAGCCTCGGGGGTGGATCAGGATCGCGTGATCCAGCGCATCCTCGATGTGGTGGCGGTGGCCTGA
- a CDS encoding DUF58 domain-containing protein, with protein sequence MQTPANQPGIHVTLGELIDMRHKVHEVPLFSTPARRSPLIGLHHSRLRGRGVDFDQVRVYQAGDDVRTIDWRVTARTQEPHTKLFHEERERPIFIIAEQSQRLFFGSSLCFKSVLAAQAAALVAWAALGHNDRIGGLVFADNEHHEVKPRRSKQSLLQLLNLLARANQALQPEPQPGGVRDAFGLALRRAREVLRPGSLVVVLCDERALSDNAEQQLTLLARHTDLLLLPLSDPLDHALPAAGLLRFTQNDAQLELDSHNGDLRQRYREQAQTREQRWQRLAQKLGVPLLPLSTQFELVEQLQEQLSALRPRKAP encoded by the coding sequence ATGCAAACCCCGGCCAACCAACCCGGCATCCACGTCACCCTCGGCGAGCTGATCGACATGCGCCACAAGGTGCATGAAGTGCCGCTGTTCTCCACGCCGGCGCGACGCAGCCCGTTGATCGGCCTGCACCATTCGCGCCTGCGTGGGCGCGGCGTGGACTTCGATCAGGTGCGCGTCTACCAGGCCGGCGACGATGTGCGCACCATCGATTGGCGCGTCACCGCACGCACCCAGGAGCCGCACACCAAGCTGTTCCACGAAGAGCGCGAGCGCCCCATCTTCATCATCGCCGAACAGAGCCAGCGCCTGTTCTTCGGCTCCAGCCTGTGCTTCAAATCGGTATTGGCAGCGCAGGCGGCAGCACTGGTCGCCTGGGCCGCGCTCGGCCACAACGACCGTATCGGTGGCCTGGTATTCGCCGACAACGAGCATCACGAAGTCAAACCACGGCGCAGCAAGCAGAGCCTGCTGCAACTGCTCAACCTGCTGGCACGCGCCAATCAGGCCTTGCAGCCGGAGCCACAGCCTGGCGGGGTGCGCGATGCCTTCGGCCTGGCCTTGCGCCGCGCTCGTGAAGTGCTGCGTCCTGGCAGTCTGGTGGTGGTGCTGTGCGACGAACGCGCGCTGAGCGATAACGCCGAGCAGCAGTTGACCCTGCTCGCCCGTCATACCGACCTGCTGCTATTGCCGCTGTCCGACCCGCTCGATCACGCCCTGCCCGCCGCCGGCCTGCTGCGCTTCACCCAGAACGATGCCCAGCTGGAACTGGACAGCCACAACGGCGACCTGCGTCAGCGCTACCGGGAGCAGGCGCAAACGCGCGAACAACGCTGGCAACGTCTGGCGCAAAAACTCGGCGTCCCACTGCTGCCGCTGAGCACCCAGTTCGAACTGGTCGAGCAACTGCAGGAACAACTCAGTGCGCTGCGCCCGAGGAAGGCGCCATGA
- a CDS encoding DUF4381 domain-containing protein — protein MNPLEQLQPLIDPPPVHWWPPAPGWWLLAVLLPLLGWGLWHLLQRWRNRPRQVVREQALDPLRQAALDELAQLRKPYDGQDAGPWLQQLNALLKRLCRERYPDAGSHILSSRAWLAFLDNRCPAAGLTRWMILVEGAYKPQCTLSDKAITELDLAVATWIRKHV, from the coding sequence ATGAATCCACTCGAGCAGTTGCAGCCACTGATCGACCCTCCGCCAGTGCATTGGTGGCCACCCGCTCCTGGCTGGTGGTTGCTGGCCGTGCTCCTGCCGCTGCTCGGCTGGGGACTCTGGCACCTGTTGCAGCGCTGGCGCAACAGGCCGCGCCAGGTCGTTCGCGAACAGGCACTCGATCCCCTGCGCCAGGCTGCGCTGGACGAACTGGCGCAGTTGCGCAAACCCTACGATGGCCAGGACGCGGGCCCCTGGCTGCAACAGCTCAACGCCCTGCTCAAGCGCCTGTGCCGCGAACGCTATCCGGACGCGGGCAGTCATATCCTGAGCAGCCGCGCCTGGTTGGCCTTTCTCGACAACCGTTGTCCGGCGGCAGGCCTGACACGCTGGATGATTCTCGTCGAAGGCGCTTACAAACCGCAGTGCACCCTCAGCGACAAGGCCATCACGGAACTCGACCTGGCCGTCGCCACCTGGATTCGCAAGCATGTTTGA
- a CDS encoding vWA domain-containing protein yields the protein MFEFAWPWIFLLAPLPWLLRLLLPPADSGDAALRVGFLDELQSMSGRRARAALPSWRQQAPLALLWLLLLCAAARPQWVGEPLPLPASGRDLLLAVDVSGSMDYADMQWDDEPISRLELVKRLLGDFIEDRRGDRVGLILFGSQAYLQAPLTFDRHTVRTWLDEALIGIAGKNTAIGDAIGLAVKRLRQRPTQSRVLVLITDGANNGGEIEPMLAAQLAADEGVRIYTIGIGADPQQGGVLGALGFTSGLDLDEPTLRAIADATGGEYFRARNQTELEQIERSLDRLEPVAQQPTLARPAQALYAWPLALALLGSVLLVSQILWPDLPQRLRRRT from the coding sequence ATGTTTGAGTTCGCCTGGCCCTGGATATTCCTGCTGGCGCCGTTGCCCTGGCTGCTGCGCCTGCTGCTGCCGCCGGCCGACAGTGGCGATGCCGCGCTGCGCGTGGGCTTTCTCGACGAACTGCAGAGCATGAGCGGCCGCCGCGCGCGCGCGGCATTGCCGAGCTGGCGTCAGCAAGCGCCGCTGGCGCTGCTTTGGCTGTTGCTGCTGTGCGCGGCGGCACGGCCACAGTGGGTCGGCGAACCCTTGCCGCTGCCGGCCAGCGGTCGCGACCTGCTGCTGGCGGTGGATGTTTCCGGCTCGATGGATTACGCCGACATGCAGTGGGACGACGAACCGATCAGCCGTCTGGAGCTGGTCAAACGTCTGCTCGGTGACTTCATCGAGGATCGCCGTGGTGATCGCGTCGGGCTGATCCTGTTCGGTAGTCAGGCCTACCTGCAGGCGCCGCTGACCTTCGACCGCCATACCGTCCGCACCTGGCTGGACGAGGCGTTGATCGGCATCGCCGGCAAGAACACCGCCATCGGAGATGCCATCGGCCTGGCGGTCAAACGCCTGCGCCAACGGCCGACGCAAAGCCGCGTGCTGGTGCTGATCACCGATGGTGCCAACAACGGCGGCGAAATCGAGCCAATGCTCGCGGCACAGCTGGCAGCCGACGAAGGCGTGCGCATCTACACCATCGGTATCGGCGCCGACCCGCAACAAGGCGGCGTACTCGGCGCCCTGGGCTTCACCAGTGGCCTCGACCTGGACGAACCGACGCTGCGCGCGATTGCCGACGCCACTGGTGGCGAGTATTTCCGTGCACGCAACCAGACCGAGCTGGAACAGATCGAACGCAGCCTGGATCGCCTGGAACCCGTCGCCCAGCAGCCCACCCTCGCCCGCCCGGCACAGGCGCTGTATGCCTGGCCGTTGGCACTGGCGTTGCTCGGCTCCGTGCTGCTGGTCAGCCAGATCCTCTGGCCCGACCTGCCACAACGCCTGCGGAGGCGCACATGA